The sequence below is a genomic window from Sphingobacterium sp. ML3W.
TCTATTTTTAAATCTAGTAAAAAATAATGAGTATATCATTTGTAATTATAAGAAAGTTTGTCCTATTGGGTGTCATTTTATGCTTGATAAATAGTTGTTCACCAAGCATCTATACATTGCGAAAAACCGTAATAGGCTATGTGTATAACGAGCAGCAGCAACCTTTACAAAATGTACAAATCAGCTTTGTGGGCAACAATGCTTTTTCAAACCATCCGGTGCAGAGCAACGAAAAAGGGCAGTTTGTAATTCCTGCCTTGCAGTTCAAAAAATATAAGGATGTACTTGCGGTTCAAAACGGCATTTCCCGACAAATTATATTGTATAAAGAGGGCTTTGCAACGGATACAGTTTCATTAGAAAATGCTATTTACGACCGAAATATGCGGATAGTTGATACCATACAATTGAAACGTTTAGAACTAAAAAAGAATCCATGAGAAGAAAAGATAAGAAGATATATGCCTTTTTATACATCATACTTACACTACTGTTATTGGCAGATGTATGGGCTATTCAAACTTTAAAAATAAGTCTTGCGGGTTATTGGAGCGATCGGATTTTGTTTTGGATATGGGCAGCTGCTACCATTGCTTTTTTAGTTTTCTTCTGGAAAAACATATTCACAAAAATTTACTTCTTTGTCCTACTGTTGGGTTTTATTTTGAGTATTGTAGCGATGATGCTACCTTTTTACGCCATTTTATTTGCCAGTACAGGTAGTGAAAGAACCATGAGCTATACGCCAGAAGATGGAAAATACAGGTTGCAAATGATACAAAGTGTAATGGCTCGCCCACACTTACAGATTATAAAAAACAAGGGACTATTTGAAAAAGTAGTGGTAGATACTCGTGTCGATTTTTTGAAAAATGATAGCATAGGCTACCAAGATATTCGTGAAATAGAAGTGTTGAAAGATACCAAAGACAGCCTCATACTTAAATTTTACAGCCCTTCGAGGGTGTTGATAGAAGCGTTTGCATTTAAAGAATAGCGCACCCATGAATTTTAATGAAATAGACAACCGATCATGTTACTAAAATTATTCATTATGATTTCAATTTTATCTAAACCGTTTATAAATTCCTGTGAAGTAAATCAAGATTCTTGTATTTTAATTGTTCATTTTAAATCTAAAAAATGCGGTTTTATAAATATTTATCGAGAACAAATTATTTTCCAATTTTCTTGTGGGTGGAATAATATTGGAAAGGGAGCATTAAATATAGGAGAGGTGTCTTTTAACTATGAAAATGGGCAATTGTTGATCTATAAGATAAGCAATCATAAAAAAATACTTGCTTTAAAATGTGATGAAAATGTATATAGAATAGCTTTTGATTTTATAAGTGGTACAAAATAATGGGATAGCGTCTCAATATCAGCTAATCCAATTCCAATATTCGAGAACAATGTAAATAATTAATGCGTGGCTTTATCACACCTTTTTTGCTCTTTTTTATTCCGCTTTGGAGCAGAAACAGATTAAAAAAACCGCTTCGAGTGAAGCGGAGTTATATTAATTATTCAATTTCAAGAGACTGTAAATAATTAATGCGTGGCTTTGTCACACCTTTTTTGCCTCTTTTTTATTCTGCTTTAGAGCAGAAACAGATTAAAAAAACCGCTTCACTCGAAGCGGTTTTAGTTTATTGATTTTCCAATATCTGTTTTAATTTAATGCTATTGGTAGGCATTATTTGTTTTAGTTCTTCTATACTAAAATCTTTCAGATGTTTTACATCTTTTCTTTTTACTGTACCTTGTGTTAGAACTTCATCTACATAATTCTCTTTATAAAATCCGTCCCAAGGGTGAAACCCAAAAAACGTTTTTAAAATGTGGTCAAAATCTTGAGATTTATTCCTATACAATCCTAATGATTGGGATATTTCACTTTTATAATTTGGAACATTTTGATAATTAATTTCTCTTGTCGCAATTATGTCAAGACCATAATTTTTTATAGGATTACCGTTTATAGTAAGAATTATAATAGGCTTACTTAAATCTAAATTTTGTAACTCTTCTTTTATTTCTGCTTCTGATGAAAACAAGTAATTAAAAAAAGCTAAGGTATATTGTTCGGCACGTTTCCCTTCTATCTTAAATAAGTTGCAAAGCTGTCCTAACGTCCAAGCATTTTCATTTAATTTTATTGAGAATAACATTCCCTCTTCTAATACTATTTTTGTTTTAGCCATAATTCACGTTTTAATGACAACCTGTTTTTACTTCTTTTTTGTTCCGCTTTGGAGCGGAAAGAGATTAGAAATCGAGCTTGTTTTTACTCGGTTTTCTTGTATTTATTTGAAGTTTTTCATCTTATTTACAACCATCTGTTAGTTCCTAAATTATCATAGAATAAATTTAACTCTTTAGTATTAATAATTTTATTTTCGAATAAGTAATCCGTAATGTCTTCAGCAATTTCTTGATCTTCAGCACAACCTGTTGACTTAGCCAACACAAGTAATGCTTTTTCAACTGTAATGATATTATTTCTTGAATTCATTATAACTTCCTTTAATTGATTCTTAAGCATTTTATTGTAGCTATAATCGTCTGTATCGCTATCAAACACCATTTTATAATATTGAGAAATCTCATTCTCAATATTATCTATTTTTTGAAAATCATTCATTTTTATTTACAAATTTTATATGCACCAGCTGGTATTGCACCTTCGATTAATACTTCTGCATCTTTTGTAGCATAACTTAATGCTGACATGTTTAGTTGCTTTCTTGTTTGTGGATCAATTCCGCTTGACATATCAAAAACTTTAGATAAATCAAGTTTATCCGTATCAATTTCAATTATTATACTCGCACTCGTTTTTCCTCTCTTCGGATTTGGTTTACCATAAAATCGGCAGTTCCCTTTTTCTTTTTTGACACAAAAAACCGCTTCGATTGAAACGGTTTTTATTTTTAATTTTGCAAATTATTAGATTACTGATATATTCTTTAATCCTATTAATTCAATTCCTTTCAAGTCCACATTCTTACATTTTTCTAATAGTAAATTTTCAATACCCTTCATTTGTTCTATGGTTTCTTTTACTTGAATTAAAGAATTACAACTTTGTATAAATATAGTTTTGATTTTGTCGCATTTTTCAAGTCCTCTGATTGTAGTAAACTTTCCTT
It includes:
- a CDS encoding carboxypeptidase-like regulatory domain-containing protein yields the protein MSISFVIIRKFVLLGVILCLINSCSPSIYTLRKTVIGYVYNEQQQPLQNVQISFVGNNAFSNHPVQSNEKGQFVIPALQFKKYKDVLAVQNGISRQIILYKEGFATDTVSLENAIYDRNMRIVDTIQLKRLELKKNP